Proteins encoded together in one Halalkaliarchaeum sp. AArc-CO window:
- the argC gene encoding N-acetyl-gamma-glutamyl-phosphate reductase produces the protein MSEAHDALTAAVVGGSGFTGGELLRLLSGHPGFEIVQATSRSYDRKTVGAVHPNLRGLDLRFTDPTDLESVDILFAATPHGVSMGRIDEFFEAADTVVDLSADFRLNTVEAYEEWYDGHDAPEYLDRAVYALPELTREQLPGADLIASGGCNATATILGLQPLVDAGLLGEDDRIVVDVKVGSSEGGAGGGVASSHPERSGVVRPYAPTGHRHEAEIEEFLGLDVAFTVHAVDMVRGASATGHVFPEPVSKGDLWSAYREAYEEEPFVRLVAGGSGVYRYPEPKAVAGTNHAEVGFELDPGNGRVVTFSAIDNMMKGSAGQAVHAANVALGFEETAGLEFRGLHPVGSP, from the coding sequence ATGAGCGAGGCACACGACGCACTCACCGCCGCTGTCGTCGGTGGCTCCGGGTTTACGGGCGGGGAGCTGCTCCGCCTGCTTTCGGGCCATCCAGGCTTCGAGATCGTGCAGGCGACCTCCCGCTCGTACGACCGCAAGACGGTCGGTGCAGTCCACCCGAACCTCCGGGGGCTCGATCTGCGGTTTACCGACCCGACGGACCTCGAGAGCGTCGACATCCTGTTCGCGGCGACGCCCCACGGCGTGTCGATGGGCCGGATCGACGAGTTCTTCGAGGCCGCAGACACTGTCGTCGATCTCTCGGCGGACTTCCGGTTGAACACCGTCGAGGCGTACGAGGAGTGGTACGACGGCCACGACGCGCCGGAGTACCTCGACAGGGCGGTGTACGCCCTGCCTGAACTCACCAGGGAGCAGCTCCCTGGCGCCGACCTGATCGCTTCGGGGGGGTGCAACGCGACGGCGACGATCCTCGGGTTGCAACCGCTCGTCGACGCCGGACTGCTCGGCGAGGACGATCGGATCGTCGTCGACGTGAAGGTCGGTTCCTCGGAGGGCGGGGCGGGTGGAGGCGTCGCCTCCTCCCATCCCGAGCGGTCCGGGGTCGTGCGGCCGTACGCTCCGACGGGCCACCGCCACGAGGCCGAGATCGAGGAATTCCTCGGTCTCGATGTCGCCTTCACGGTTCACGCGGTGGACATGGTTCGGGGCGCGTCGGCGACGGGTCACGTCTTCCCGGAGCCGGTCTCGAAGGGCGACCTCTGGTCGGCCTACCGCGAGGCGTACGAGGAGGAACCGTTCGTCCGGCTCGTCGCCGGCGGCTCAGGCGTGTATCGCTATCCGGAGCCCAAGGCCGTCGCCGGAACGAACCACGCGGAGGTCGGCTTCGAACTCGATCCCGGAAACGGCCGGGTCGTGACGTTCTCTGCGATCGACAACATGATGAAAGGATCTGCCGGACAGGCAGTCCACGCTGCCAACGTCGCTCTCGGGTTCGAGGAGACCGCCGGCCTGGAGTTCCGGGGACTTCACCCCGTGGGATCGCCATGA
- the lysX gene encoding lysine biosynthesis protein LysX, whose amino-acid sequence MQFGILYSRIRKDEKLLLSELRDRGHEVEKIDVRKHQFGLEETSAPVDGLDLVVDRCLATSRSLYATRFLDSYGVPVVNGPETADVCANKVKNSLALSNADVPTPETEVAFTTDAALETIEKFGYPCVLKPVVGSWGRLMAKVDSRSAAEAILEHKATLGHYEHKVFYVQEFVDKPGRDVRVLAADGEPIAAMTRTSDHWLTNAAKGSDTAAFELDETALDLVERASDAVGGGLLGVDLMEVGGAKSGEYTVHEVNHTVEFKALNETVDVDVPAAVVDWLETKADAAAERTEGSGGEVDAGDTEVSAV is encoded by the coding sequence TTGCAGTTCGGCATCCTCTACTCCCGGATCCGCAAGGACGAGAAATTACTCCTCTCGGAGCTGCGCGACCGCGGCCACGAGGTAGAGAAGATCGACGTTCGGAAACACCAGTTCGGGCTCGAAGAGACCTCTGCGCCCGTCGACGGGCTCGATCTCGTCGTCGATCGCTGTCTCGCGACGAGCCGGTCGCTGTATGCAACCCGGTTCCTCGACAGCTACGGTGTCCCGGTGGTCAACGGCCCGGAGACAGCCGACGTCTGCGCGAACAAGGTGAAAAATTCCCTCGCGCTGTCGAACGCGGACGTCCCCACGCCCGAGACCGAGGTAGCGTTCACGACAGACGCCGCCCTCGAGACGATCGAGAAGTTCGGCTATCCGTGCGTGCTCAAGCCGGTCGTCGGCTCGTGGGGGCGCCTGATGGCGAAGGTCGACTCCCGGTCGGCCGCCGAGGCGATTCTCGAGCACAAGGCGACGCTGGGCCACTACGAGCACAAGGTGTTCTACGTCCAGGAGTTCGTCGATAAACCGGGTCGTGACGTGCGCGTGCTCGCGGCCGACGGCGAACCGATCGCGGCGATGACCCGGACGTCGGACCACTGGCTCACGAACGCCGCGAAAGGCAGCGATACCGCGGCGTTCGAGCTCGACGAGACGGCGCTGGATCTCGTCGAGCGGGCCAGCGACGCCGTCGGCGGCGGGTTGCTCGGCGTCGACCTGATGGAGGTCGGCGGCGCAAAGTCCGGCGAATACACGGTCCACGAGGTGAACCACACGGTGGAGTTCAAGGCGCTGAACGAGACCGTCGATGTCGACGTGCCCGCGGCGGTCGTCGACTGGCTCGAGACGAAAGCCGACGCAGCCGCCGAGAGAACGGAAGGCTCCGGCGGCGAAGTCGACGCCGGCGACACAGAGGTATCGGCCGTATGA
- the lysW gene encoding lysine biosynthesis protein LysW, with amino-acid sequence MSQAECVECGADVTLYDDLEAGEILDCDTCGAELEVLDVNPPVLDRAPELEEDWGE; translated from the coding sequence ATGAGCCAGGCAGAATGCGTCGAATGCGGGGCCGACGTGACCCTGTACGACGACCTGGAGGCTGGAGAGATACTCGACTGTGACACCTGCGGTGCGGAGCTGGAGGTACTCGACGTCAACCCGCCAGTCCTCGACCGAGCCCCGGAGCTCGAAGAGGACTGGGGGGAGTGA
- the argH gene encoding argininosuccinate lyase, whose product MTGAGEDRDGTAVRRDRFSGGPAREFLSSLAADRRIFAADLAVDRAHVAMLAEQGIVEEETAGEILAALDDVEASGHEGLPAGEDVHEAIETAVIDRIGPDGGKMHTARSRNDEVATCIRYRLRSDLLDAIDATIALREALCSTAADHTGTVMPGYTHLQPAQPTTVGHYLLSYESAVARDTARLLDAYDRTNRSPLGAAAFAGTPFDVDRDRTAALLGFDGIVRNSMDAASARDFLAEATGALATHAVTLSGLAEDLVLFSNRGFLELDDDYASTSSIMPQKKNPDTLELVRGVAGDAVGAATATLSSLKGLPRAYNRDLQRVHPHAFDAVDAVVDATDVAGGAVATASWDETALADAAGEGFSTATGVADLLAMAGVPFRTAHEVVATAAERFETDVSAANIDAVAEEVTGESLFAHVSREEVKAALDPAESVASRDSVGGPAEPEVTAAIATATEAIGDDEAAARERRDRIETARETLATEVATYV is encoded by the coding sequence ATGACCGGAGCCGGGGAGGATCGCGATGGGACGGCAGTTCGCCGCGACCGCTTCAGCGGCGGTCCTGCAAGAGAGTTCCTCTCGAGTCTCGCCGCCGACCGGCGCATCTTCGCGGCCGACCTCGCGGTCGATCGCGCCCACGTGGCGATGCTCGCCGAACAGGGGATCGTCGAAGAGGAGACCGCAGGCGAGATCCTCGCGGCGCTCGACGACGTCGAGGCGTCGGGCCACGAGGGACTCCCGGCGGGCGAAGACGTCCACGAGGCGATCGAAACCGCCGTCATCGACCGGATCGGTCCCGACGGCGGGAAGATGCACACCGCCCGCTCGCGCAACGACGAGGTGGCGACGTGCATCCGGTATCGGCTGCGTTCGGACCTGCTGGACGCGATCGACGCGACGATCGCGCTCCGGGAGGCGCTGTGTTCCACCGCAGCCGATCACACCGGGACGGTGATGCCCGGGTACACCCACCTCCAGCCGGCCCAGCCGACGACCGTCGGCCACTACCTGCTGTCCTACGAGTCGGCGGTCGCGCGCGACACCGCCCGGCTGCTGGACGCGTACGACCGGACGAACCGGTCGCCGCTGGGCGCCGCTGCGTTCGCGGGGACACCCTTTGACGTCGACCGCGACCGGACCGCAGCTCTGCTGGGCTTCGACGGGATCGTCCGCAACTCGATGGACGCCGCCTCCGCCCGCGACTTCCTCGCTGAAGCGACGGGAGCGCTCGCAACCCATGCAGTCACGCTCTCGGGACTTGCAGAAGATCTGGTGCTGTTCTCGAATCGGGGATTCCTCGAACTCGACGACGACTACGCGTCGACCTCTTCGATCATGCCCCAGAAGAAAAACCCCGACACGCTGGAACTCGTTCGGGGCGTCGCAGGCGACGCCGTCGGCGCCGCCACGGCGACGCTGTCGAGCCTGAAAGGGCTCCCCCGGGCGTACAACCGCGATCTCCAGCGCGTTCACCCCCACGCCTTCGACGCGGTCGACGCGGTGGTCGACGCGACCGACGTCGCCGGGGGCGCGGTCGCCACCGCGTCGTGGGACGAGACGGCGCTTGCCGACGCCGCGGGCGAGGGGTTCTCGACGGCGACCGGCGTTGCCGACCTGCTTGCGATGGCGGGCGTCCCGTTCCGGACAGCCCACGAGGTGGTCGCGACGGCCGCCGAACGGTTCGAAACCGACGTCTCCGCGGCAAACATTGACGCAGTCGCCGAAGAGGTGACCGGGGAGTCGCTGTTTGCCCACGTGAGCCGCGAGGAGGTCAAGGCCGCGCTCGATCCCGCCGAAAGCGTCGCGAGCCGCGACTCCGTGGGCGGTCCCGCCGAACCCGAAGTGACCGCCGCGATCGCGACGGCGACGGAGGCGATTGGCGACGACGAAGCCGCGGCACGCGAGCGCCGCGATCGGATCGAAACCGCGAGAGAAACGCTGGCAACGGAGGTAGCGACCTATGTGTGA
- a CDS encoding argininosuccinate synthase — protein sequence MTRAALAFSGGLDTTVCVPLLKEEYGYDEVIGVTVDVGQPEAEFEEAAETAEALGVEHYVVDARAEFANQCLESVRANATYQGYPLGTALARPVIAKAILDVAKEQNCGALAHGCTGKGNDQLRFEAVWRASDMEVAAPVRDLGLTREWEIEYAEKKGLPVESGNEGVWSIDTNLWSRSVEGGKLEDPGYVPPEEIYEWTQPPTGDTELLEITFEDGYPVAVDGEEYDSVELIEHLNEIAGAHGVGRTDMMEDRMLGLKVRENYEHPAATVLLNAHAGLEQLVLTKEELDFKTTVDNEWAQKGYEGLVDAPLVNALEGFIDETQTKVTGTVTIKLEGGQARVVGRKSDYAVYSESAASFNTETVDGIEQGDATGVAKYHGFQSRLANEVAKNVAESKAELAADGGNLGGGTAGETIDGSVDGSNDTHE from the coding sequence ATGACACGCGCGGCACTCGCGTTCAGCGGCGGACTCGACACCACGGTGTGTGTCCCGCTGCTAAAGGAGGAGTACGGATACGACGAAGTCATCGGCGTCACGGTCGACGTCGGCCAGCCCGAGGCGGAGTTCGAGGAGGCCGCAGAGACCGCCGAGGCGCTCGGGGTCGAACATTACGTCGTGGACGCGCGAGCGGAGTTTGCAAACCAGTGTCTCGAGAGTGTCCGCGCGAACGCCACGTATCAGGGCTACCCGCTGGGGACCGCCCTCGCCCGCCCGGTGATCGCGAAGGCGATCCTCGATGTGGCGAAAGAACAGAACTGCGGGGCGCTCGCACACGGCTGTACCGGCAAGGGCAACGACCAGCTCCGGTTCGAGGCAGTGTGGCGCGCCTCCGACATGGAGGTCGCCGCACCCGTTCGCGACCTGGGGCTCACCCGCGAGTGGGAGATCGAGTACGCCGAAAAGAAGGGGCTTCCCGTCGAGAGCGGCAACGAGGGCGTCTGGTCGATCGACACGAACCTCTGGAGCCGGTCGGTCGAGGGGGGCAAGCTCGAGGATCCCGGCTACGTCCCGCCCGAGGAGATCTACGAGTGGACCCAGCCCCCGACCGGCGACACCGAACTGCTCGAGATCACCTTCGAAGACGGCTATCCGGTCGCCGTCGACGGCGAGGAGTACGACTCCGTCGAACTGATCGAGCACCTCAACGAGATCGCCGGCGCCCACGGCGTCGGCCGGACCGACATGATGGAAGATCGGATGCTCGGTCTGAAAGTGCGCGAGAACTACGAACATCCCGCGGCGACGGTGCTTTTGAACGCCCACGCGGGACTCGAACAGCTGGTGTTGACCAAAGAGGAACTGGACTTCAAAACGACCGTCGACAACGAGTGGGCCCAGAAGGGCTACGAGGGACTCGTCGACGCACCACTCGTCAACGCCCTGGAGGGATTCATCGACGAGACGCAGACGAAGGTGACCGGCACGGTGACGATCAAACTCGAAGGAGGACAGGCGCGCGTAGTCGGTCGCAAAAGCGACTACGCGGTGTACTCCGAGTCGGCCGCCTCCTTCAACACCGAGACGGTCGACGGCATCGAGCAGGGCGACGCTACCGGCGTCGCCAAGTACCACGGGTTCCAGAGCCGGCTCGCCAACGAGGTCGCGAAGAACGTAGCCGAGTCGAAAGCGGAGCTGGCCGCCGACGGCGGCAACCTGGGCGGCGGAACCGCCGGCGAAACGATCGACGGATCCGTCGACGGATCGAACGACACTCACGAGTGA
- the upp gene encoding uracil phosphoribosyltransferase, with product MTIENRDHAKLITHALAKDTLSKLRSVETEQVAFRKGLVKLGRICGYEIIDGAMETEFVSIETPLAETTGERVTGLDDVVIINVLRAATPFVEGLLKAFPRAKQGVISAGRDEEAGMDEGGEFPISIDYVKLPEISEDDTVIVADPMLATGSTMCAVLDHVLEEANDPEDLFVLSAVSAPDGLIRVDEEFDEATLLTVAIDEKLDEDGFIVPGLGDAGDRAFRTT from the coding sequence ATGACCATCGAGAACCGCGATCACGCGAAACTGATCACCCACGCGCTCGCGAAGGACACCCTCTCGAAGCTCCGAAGCGTCGAGACCGAACAGGTGGCGTTCCGGAAGGGGCTCGTCAAACTCGGTCGGATCTGCGGCTACGAGATCATCGACGGGGCGATGGAGACGGAGTTCGTCTCCATCGAGACCCCCCTCGCCGAGACGACGGGCGAGCGCGTGACAGGCCTGGACGACGTGGTGATCATCAACGTACTCCGGGCGGCGACGCCGTTCGTCGAAGGGTTATTGAAAGCATTCCCCCGGGCGAAGCAGGGCGTGATCTCGGCGGGTCGCGACGAGGAGGCCGGCATGGACGAGGGTGGCGAGTTCCCGATCTCGATCGACTACGTGAAGCTGCCCGAGATCAGCGAGGACGACACCGTGATCGTGGCGGATCCGATGCTCGCGACCGGCAGCACGATGTGTGCGGTGCTGGATCACGTCCTCGAGGAGGCGAACGACCCGGAGGACCTGTTCGTGCTCTCTGCTGTGTCGGCTCCCGACGGACTCATCCGGGTCGACGAGGAGTTCGACGAGGCGACGCTGCTCACGGTCGCGATCGACGAGAAACTCGACGAGGACGGCTTCATCGTGCCCGGACTGGGCGACGCGGGCGATCGGGCGTTCCGGACGACCTGA
- the pyrG gene encoding CTP synthase (glutamine hydrolyzing), translating into MPTEPNTGYDPSLGRKFVFVTGGVMSGLGKGITAASIGRLLVNAGFDVTAVKIDPYLNVDAGTMNPYQHGEVYVLKDGGEVDLDLGNYERFLGIDMTSDHNVTTGKTYQHVIEKERAGDYLGKTVQIIPHITDDIKRRVREAAEGTDVCLVEVGGTVGDIEGMPYLEALRQFAHEEDEEDILFTHVTLVPYSKNGEQKTKPTQHSVKELRSIGLQPDVLVGRCDDELEPSTKEKIALFCDVPTDAVFSNPDVEDIYHVPLVVEDEGLDEYVMEELGLADEALPKADRSTQWRELVTRERSGSVDIALVGKYALEDAYMSIHEALKHAGIELGVEVNTLWVNADEMRDHHTERLKDADGIVVPGGFGSRGTEGKIRAIQYARENDVPYLGLCLGFQLAVIEYARNVLGLEGAHSAELDPDTPHPVIDLLPEQYEVDDLGGTMRLGAHTTEIQSGSLAAHVYRDDSCTERHRHRYEVNPEYIGDLESGPLSFSGRANNRMEILERDDHPFFLGTQFHPEFRSRPDRASPPFVGLLQAVMGELDAREVVEGERRDVDRPDIEPDGEVRA; encoded by the coding sequence ATGCCGACGGAACCCAACACGGGGTACGATCCATCACTGGGTCGGAAGTTCGTTTTCGTCACGGGGGGCGTAATGTCGGGGCTCGGGAAGGGCATCACGGCCGCCAGCATCGGCCGACTGCTCGTCAACGCCGGTTTCGACGTCACCGCCGTGAAGATCGATCCGTATCTCAACGTCGACGCCGGAACGATGAACCCCTACCAGCACGGCGAGGTGTACGTGCTGAAAGACGGGGGTGAGGTCGACCTCGATCTGGGGAACTACGAGCGGTTCCTCGGGATCGACATGACCTCCGATCACAACGTCACCACGGGAAAGACGTACCAGCACGTGATCGAAAAGGAGCGTGCGGGCGATTACCTGGGAAAGACCGTCCAGATCATTCCTCACATCACCGACGACATCAAACGTCGCGTGCGCGAGGCCGCCGAGGGGACCGACGTCTGTCTCGTCGAGGTCGGTGGCACCGTCGGCGACATCGAGGGGATGCCGTATCTCGAGGCGCTCCGGCAGTTCGCACACGAGGAGGACGAGGAGGACATCCTGTTTACCCACGTGACGCTGGTTCCGTACTCGAAGAACGGCGAACAGAAGACCAAGCCCACCCAACACTCCGTAAAGGAGCTGCGCTCGATCGGACTCCAGCCGGACGTGCTCGTCGGTCGATGCGACGACGAACTCGAACCGTCCACCAAGGAGAAGATCGCGCTGTTCTGTGACGTTCCCACCGACGCGGTGTTTTCGAACCCGGACGTCGAGGACATCTATCACGTCCCGCTGGTCGTCGAGGACGAAGGGCTCGACGAGTACGTGATGGAGGAGCTCGGCCTCGCAGACGAGGCGCTTCCAAAGGCGGACCGCAGCACGCAATGGCGGGAACTCGTCACGCGCGAGCGATCCGGCAGCGTCGACATCGCACTCGTCGGGAAGTACGCGCTGGAGGACGCGTACATGTCGATCCACGAGGCGCTGAAACACGCCGGCATCGAGCTCGGCGTCGAAGTGAACACCCTGTGGGTCAACGCCGACGAGATGCGGGACCACCACACCGAACGGCTGAAAGACGCCGACGGGATCGTCGTTCCCGGCGGATTCGGATCCCGCGGCACCGAGGGGAAGATCCGCGCGATCCAGTACGCCCGCGAGAACGACGTCCCGTATCTGGGGCTGTGTCTCGGTTTCCAGCTCGCGGTGATCGAGTACGCCCGCAACGTGCTCGGGCTCGAGGGCGCCCACTCTGCGGAACTCGATCCCGACACCCCGCACCCGGTGATCGACCTGTTGCCAGAGCAGTACGAGGTGGACGACCTCGGGGGAACGATGCGACTGGGCGCACACACCACCGAGATCCAGTCCGGCTCCCTCGCGGCCCACGTGTACCGCGACGACTCCTGCACCGAGCGCCACCGCCACCGCTACGAGGTGAATCCCGAGTACATCGGCGACCTGGAATCCGGCCCGCTTTCCTTTTCGGGGCGGGCGAACAACCGCATGGAGATCCTCGAGCGCGACGATCATCCCTTCTTCCTCGGGACGCAGTTCCATCCGGAGTTCCGATCGCGGCCGGACCGGGCGAGCCCGCCGTTCGTCGGACTCTTACAGGCCGTGATGGGGGAGCTCGACGCCCGAGAGGTCGTCGAAGGGGAGCGACGAGACGTGGACCGTCCTGACATCGAGCCCGACGGGGAGGTGCGTGCCTGA
- the guaA gene encoding glutamine-hydrolyzing GMP synthase has translation MVDPGPFIEEAIEEIEAEIDDANAVIALSGGVDSSVSATLAYRAIGDQLTPVYVDTGLMRKGETEEIRETFSFMDSLRIVDAQDRFLDALSGVTDPEEKRHVIGEEFIRVLEQEAREAGADYLVQGTIYPDRIESEGGIKSHHNVGGLPDVVDFEGIVEPVRDLYKDEVRELARELGLESVIAERMPFPGPGLAVRVVGEVTREKVEVAREACHVVEEELEPYEPWQAFAAVVGKGTGVKGDNRVHGWIVAVRSVDSRDGMTAQAQELDWETLQRIQSRITSQLDNVSRVVYDVTHKPPATIEYE, from the coding sequence ATGGTCGACCCCGGGCCGTTCATCGAGGAGGCGATCGAGGAGATCGAAGCCGAGATCGACGACGCCAACGCCGTAATCGCGCTGTCCGGCGGCGTCGACTCGTCGGTGTCTGCGACGCTCGCCTACCGGGCGATCGGCGACCAGCTGACGCCGGTGTACGTCGACACCGGACTGATGCGGAAAGGCGAGACCGAGGAGATCCGGGAGACGTTCTCGTTCATGGATAGCCTCCGGATCGTCGACGCACAGGATCGGTTCCTGGACGCGCTCTCGGGCGTCACCGATCCCGAGGAGAAGCGGCACGTCATCGGCGAGGAGTTCATCCGTGTCCTCGAACAGGAGGCGCGGGAAGCGGGCGCGGACTACCTCGTCCAGGGGACCATCTATCCCGACCGCATCGAGTCGGAGGGCGGGATCAAATCCCACCACAACGTCGGTGGACTCCCGGACGTCGTCGACTTCGAGGGGATCGTCGAACCGGTGCGGGACCTCTACAAGGACGAGGTCCGCGAACTCGCTCGGGAGCTGGGGCTGGAATCGGTGATCGCAGAGCGGATGCCGTTCCCCGGCCCGGGACTCGCGGTTCGGGTGGTCGGCGAGGTCACCCGCGAGAAGGTCGAGGTGGCACGCGAGGCGTGTCACGTCGTCGAGGAGGAGCTGGAACCGTACGAGCCGTGGCAGGCGTTCGCCGCCGTGGTCGGCAAGGGCACCGGCGTCAAGGGAGACAACCGGGTCCACGGCTGGATCGTCGCGGTGCGGTCGGTCGACTCCCGTGACGGGATGACTGCCCAGGCGCAGGAACTCGACTGGGAGACGCTCCAGCGGATCCAGTCGCGGATCACGAGCCAGCTCGACAACGTCTCTCGAGTCGTCTACGACGTGACTCACAAACCACCCGCGACGATCGAATACGAGTGA
- a CDS encoding CTP synthetase produces the protein MTSTDADAGELNQTNARVIVAGPDEHGLAAELESRGATVARIPGIVNGETLAEAGIESAAILVLTDLGEASAIPVAKEVNPDLRAVSYSHQSLPEYAKAQADLAVDPDLLSPDVVAEELLE, from the coding sequence ATGACATCTACTGATGCGGACGCAGGCGAACTGAACCAGACGAACGCGCGCGTGATCGTCGCCGGCCCCGACGAACACGGGCTCGCCGCCGAACTCGAGTCTCGAGGGGCGACGGTCGCCCGGATCCCCGGAATCGTCAACGGCGAAACGCTCGCGGAGGCGGGAATCGAGTCGGCGGCGATCCTGGTGTTGACGGATCTGGGGGAGGCGTCGGCGATCCCGGTCGCAAAGGAGGTCAATCCCGATCTGCGGGCGGTGTCGTACAGCCACCAGTCGCTGCCGGAGTACGCGAAGGCACAGGCGGATCTGGCCGTCGATCCCGATCTCCTTTCGCCGGACGTCGTCGCCGAGGAACTGCTCGAGTAG
- a CDS encoding DUF4382 domain-containing protein — MYDSNHLLDRRTYLKATGGIAAVGSAGLAGCVGDDASGEATGTLATRVTDQPGDIGDFESCIVTIEGLWVKPAGVDDEDDEGDDDGNDEDDEGDDDEEETPDLSEAREYHEFDEPQEADLVQLQDGETQLVDEQELAAREYEFLQLEVTDVDGTLADGGDADVSTPGNAPLQFKHRFEIRDGQRTVFTADFTPVKRGATGSYLLQPVAQGTTVEYEDVEDEEDDADGDGDADADGDGDADADGDQ, encoded by the coding sequence ATGTACGACAGTAACCACCTGCTCGATCGACGGACGTATCTGAAAGCCACCGGTGGGATCGCCGCCGTCGGCAGTGCCGGCCTCGCCGGCTGTGTCGGCGACGACGCGTCCGGCGAGGCGACCGGGACGCTCGCGACCCGAGTCACCGACCAGCCCGGCGACATCGGCGACTTCGAGTCCTGTATCGTTACGATCGAGGGTCTGTGGGTAAAACCGGCTGGTGTCGACGACGAAGACGACGAGGGCGACGACGACGGGAACGACGAAGACGACGAGGGCGACGACGACGAGGAGGAAACTCCTGATCTGAGCGAGGCGCGGGAGTACCACGAATTCGACGAGCCACAGGAGGCCGACCTGGTCCAGCTGCAGGACGGCGAGACCCAGCTCGTCGACGAGCAGGAGCTTGCGGCCCGCGAATACGAGTTCCTCCAGCTCGAGGTGACCGACGTCGACGGAACCCTGGCCGACGGCGGCGACGCCGACGTCTCCACGCCCGGGAACGCGCCCCTGCAGTTCAAACACCGGTTCGAGATCCGCGACGGCCAACGAACCGTCTTCACCGCCGACTTCACGCCGGTGAAACGCGGCGCGACCGGAAGTTACCTCCTCCAGCCCGTCGCCCAGGGAACGACGGTAGAGTACGAGGACGTCGAAGACGAGGAGGACGATGCGGACGGCGATGGCGACGCCGACGCGGACGGCGATGGCGACGCCGACGCGGACGGCGACCAGTGA